Proteins encoded in a region of the Gigantopelta aegis isolate Gae_Host chromosome 13, Gae_host_genome, whole genome shotgun sequence genome:
- the LOC121387743 gene encoding LOW QUALITY PROTEIN: uncharacterized protein LOC121387743 (The sequence of the model RefSeq protein was modified relative to this genomic sequence to represent the inferred CDS: deleted 1 base in 1 codon): protein MAERRIQTRTGRRDRFRGSEATRGGVEHHRAEIKRRSRSEGPHNRVSRPKEEESFESYPKNEKIVGPIWAVTHSSTATRVSRHSPPLSDDGGFVHVQEVAGSDSDSTDSDRKVWTKNPLIVRKTRRTGRSEKRQSHVENGFSVHNNTGKSSNRESYVYYGSGQDKSDSSGTGSLKGNKYQKLEELRRRRIDIQVTSDEEVQSTPASRISRLRQRAIQSGLGKQDSSVRHSAIEPSRQRGVTSNTSSSQSFSQKPSGVKNLVSSVQNGNTVSQVGYSNRGQIAPTNVKPAYQVSSSVPSQQVVAPKSFQHSSRFVDNSSQNQNKPYVSSQKAKRQSYEIKPFDQKGFSDSGISHQPDLPANFTVHSQNQHNVSEPKSAFTKSAYSTSPEVVPKRFFDRPRVPSADSIYDGVFDDSGTKQNIGRPSAPTYHNVGHGFVYMRPASRTVMELPKGDMLMCPPAAISNSQMMSVNSNEVVELRLKTNRVLDHPPPSMQGTPAKLVMNRVNSDDDDSLDELIESNIQYLDREIDRSRKKTATQVTKSASLPDPRHFSQFQMQESGVIVPVRSELKIPFASQSQGLAEWKIPNQPHISRGTELQFHIPVGSGAYLPPEIFIADENRPGSFSSIYSGISGQTNGQFSGHPGNVYGSGSLHPGSVASGSSHGSGTIYPNSHAERKLSYDSRAIYTLPGSEFHDRDMSKSDTQLNSASTLPMYRGDPMNVTYNQPYSSSTDQLVHRSGLTIPSLDRGMFSDVEYNIEVSDRVKKWEKYMQKRSETNEEALTTIQEQDFFPRDVRRSVFLDQRLNIPESPTMSMAQNFVWSGVSLKPSSSDPMINLSGDSHMFAKQTNRIVIQEPMSGAKYHTTNTVSSIFMPGPQRASPGLMSAADLRKHMVANKQPMDEQQIHALTNQNPNPVNCRYQELDELQEAKSETVRDLCKMFDISFQNEGQLMPCEEKPARLSPSQADGDTNWTQLISDLETKIKETEVWSPEMESQEGDLVSIERVKARTLQTIPFSEDPFWKEIEEMTSFEKLFKPEEFDSPLAFRAANPIEFASSQSNTLPAQPRISARDRITRSKSLYTPNITPLTISVDKYNGPNALDDVLEDIRVSLEKQSPKVRKGGDSSDSHRSSPGPPYTDLHGMQRSRSNVYWERKPETSAVTQSQGLLTYANPTQPEAKLQDSYPGMEQYPNVVNGNYQLDPDILKQKLLRTGLVDEQRQKQQLQMQQSSRLFQHRPSPLIIPRPPQFYAPAPQPLVSQPIYLNRPSEEKRNEVNQSMEELRQLAQDVEKKVGMIKSKIVRADENNLDKILLTLKKFAPTMQTRSPEPRPDSFEDFYVKKKSKLSEALFELDKIYNGLDLDENSMVEHARREDYPSYKRPSPIGQQKQDDKPEQTSSITFQVSKPSFQKPQQRTDSDIDAIQRSFQAILDEVNQAPAVKMVSSSASTSVVQPGHPTSTVKTVASSLASSIASQRYQTSIAKTQPSSIPTTIIQPRQMETLSSKTTVVSSFQQVERSPEVKRRNIVSSAKSVFQPFVPSVQTQVKTQPQRKNESVVQTSASSTAVSSKVVDMSGSKQNATLPLVTAQVKMPAVSSLKTKVPPETSPKPKRQNLQARTSRGVSAVTLTPAPALVPPETSPKPKRQVQPKSVASSSTTMTLSSSPTVVHSSATVSMPRPKPPGQSSASHIPTRQVTLPKTSSTSTTESSSLTSSVSSLDTSQRDSLAANVSKLMHQSGTGGPQPQSQSVSITLKTPVMSSSSVGPPANAASMQTSKSPRERRSRGRFRSKNPDIVEDDVAVRKARSKSTPRIDTQTSSVISSPTSADYLNPRESTPPQSRMRIRPEKEADLMHDDLAYRNLRKDVTIDPPKLPTTTACSAIEIELKSPVNSAASTPQTKPKFNKTVDLSKVKNSSENSSGSSPTVDSPKLKTVETQTSADERKSSRSRFSKRQDGKRKMGRGIAMMLEIFSSSDDDRRMRPLHTRSAPDLSLVCKDDDDGDDEDADDEQNKTEIVSEVHVTSSSCQSEAQNEFCSDSVAISLKQCSTDCSENVSEVPSSPTAPTNHQLIPRGNRSEVPEKNLLGGFDFSAEKNISNVNCENSAKVTLRTKQGRSSEREVQSDTAVDKSERPKSFHELLANFEQDENRRHMLRNLRKCASVDAVAMETVVKKAYQSEPYHSEPDLRLNNLRIPSQEVVQSWRHK from the exons ATGGCAGAACGGAGGATCCAGACCCGTACCGGGAGGAGGGATCGTTTTCGGGGCAGTGAGGCAACCAGAGGAGGGGTGGAGCACCACCGGGCGGAAATCAAGAGACGATCGCGCAGTGAGGGTCCACACAACCGAGTCTCCAG accAAAAGAAGAGGAGTCTTTCGAATCGTATCCGAAAAATGAGAAGATCGTCGGGCCCATCTGGGCGGTGACTCACAGCTCGACCGCGACGCGGGTTTCGCGACACTCGCCACCACTCTCTGATGACGGAGGCTTCGTACACGTGCAGGAGGTTGCAGGAAGCGACTCAGATTCCACTGACAGCGATCGTAAAGTGTGGACGAAAAATCCGCTCATTGTTCGAAAAACCCGACGGACCGGACGAAGCGAAAAAAGACAGTCGCACGTCGAAAACGGCTTCTCGGTGCACAACAATACGGGGAAATCTTCGAACCGCGAGAGTTACGTTTATTATGGGTCGGGTCAGGATAAGAGCGACAGCAGCGGGACGGGAAGTCTGAAGGGCAATAAGTACCAGAAGCTGGAGGAACTGCGCAGACGGAGGATTGACATCCAGGTGACGTCCGACGAAGAGGTTCAGAGTACCCCAGCGTCCAGGATCTCCCGTCTCAGGCAGAGAGCCATTCAGAGTGGGCTGGGGAAGCAGGACAGTTCGGTGAGACACAGTGCAATAGAACCCTCCAGACAGCGTGGAGTAACGAGCAACACTTCTTCTTCACAGAGTTTCTCACAGAAACCTTCTGGTGTGAAGAATTTAGTTTCTTCGGTTCAGAATGGAAATACTGTTTCACAAGTGGGATATTCCAACCGGGGGCAGATAGCTCCAACGAATGTGAAACCGGCTTATCAAGTCAGTAGTAGTGTTCCTTCGCAACAGGTTGTGGCTCCTAAGTCGTTTCAGCATTCGAGTCGTTTTGTGGATAATTCTAGTCAAAACCAGAACAAACCGTACGTTTCTAGTCAGAAAGCCAAGAGACAGTCGTACGAAATTAAACCGTTTGATCAGAAAGGGTTTTCCGATTCAGGAATTTCCCACCAGCCTGATCTTCCAGCAAACTTTACAGTGCATTCTCAAAATCAACATAATGTTTCCGAACCGAAATCCGCGTTTACAAAAAGTGCCTACAGCACCTCTCCCGAAGTTGTGCCAAAACGGTTCTTTGACCGACCGAGAGTTCCGTCGGCTGATTCCATCTATGATGGTGTGTTTGATGACTCTGGCACCAAACAGAACATTGGTAGACCGTCTGCTCCTACGTACCACAATGTAGGACACGGCTTCGTGTACATGAGACCTGCATCGAGAACAGTGATGGAACTTCCAAAAGGAGACATGCTGATGTGTCCACCCGCGGCAATTTCCAACAGTCAGATGATGTCGGTGAATTCTAACGAGGTAGTGGAGTTGAGACTGAAGACAAACCGCGTACTGGATCACCCACCTCCGTCCATGCAGGGCACTCCAGCCAAGCTGGTGATGAACAGAGTGAACAGTGATGACGATGACTCCCTGGATGAACTCATAGAGTCCAACATCCAGTACCTGGATCGGGAGATCGACAGGAGTAGAAAGAAAACAGCCACGCAGGTCACTAAATCGGCCAGTCTGCCAGACCCCAGACATTTTTCACAATTTCAGATGCAGGAATCTGGAGTTATCGTCCCTGTTCGCTCAGagttaaaaattccatttgctAGTCAGTCTCAAGGATTAGCTGAATGGAAGATTCCCAATCAGCCGCATATAAGCCGCGGCACAGAGCTACAGTTTCATATTCCAGTGGGATCCGGGGCTTACCTCCCTCCAGAGATCTTCATAGCCGACGAGAATAGACCTGGCTCCTTTAGCTCCATCTACAGTGGAATATCTGGACAGACGAATGGACAGTTTAGTGGACATCCTGGAAATGTGTATGGAAGTGGATCCCTCCATCCTGGTAGCGTAGCCTCAGGATCGTCGCATGGAAGTGGAACGATATATCCGAACTCACACGCCGAGAGAAAGCTGTCTTATGACAGTCGGGCTATTTACACTCTTCCTGGAAGCGAGTTCCACGACCGAGATATGTCCAAGTCAGACACTCAGCTGAATTCAGCCTCCACGCTTCCCATGTACAGAGGGGACCCGATGAATGTGACGTATAACCAGCCCTACTCCAGTTCTACCGACCAGCTGGTACACAGGAGTGGATTAACCATCCCTTCCCTAGACCGGGGAATGTTCTCTGACGTGGAGTACAACATAGAGGTGTCCGACAGAGTCAAGAAGTGGGAGAAGTACATGCAAAAGAGATCGGAAACCAACGAGGAGGCTCTCACAACAATTCAGGAACAGGACTTCTTCCCAAGGGACGTACGGAGATCGGTTTTTCTGGACCAGAGGCTAAACATCCCAGAGTCCCCGACAATGTCCATGGCACAGAATTTCGTGTGGAGTGGAGTGTCCTTAAAACCATCAAGTTCCGATCCCATGATAAACCTGTCTGGGGATTCGCACATGTTTGCAAAACAGACGAACCGAATTGTGATCCAGGAACCAATGTCCGGGGCCAAGTATCACACTACGAACACGGTGAGCTCCATCTTCATGCCAGGACCTCAGCGAGCATCACCGGGACTGATGAGTGCGGCCGATCTACGCAAACACATGGTGGCAAACAAACAGCCAATGGACGAACAGCAAATCCACGCCCTGACCAATCAGAACCCTAACCCTGTGAACTGCAGGTACCAGGAGCTGGATGAGCTTCAGGAGGCCAAATCGGAAACAGTGCGAGACCTCTGCAAGATGTTTGACATCAGTTTCCAGAATGAAGGTCAGCTGATGCCGTGTGAAGAGAAGCCGGCCAGGCTGTCTCCATCCCAGGCAGACGGCGACACGAACTGGACGCAGCTTATCTCTGACCTGGAGACGAAGATCAAAGAGACGGAAGTTTGGTCCCCAGAGATGGAGAGTCAGGAGGGAGATCTCGTCAGCATAGAGAGAGTGAAAGCGAGGACGCTTCAGACAATTCCGTTCTCGGAGGATCCTTTCTGGAAGGAGATTGAGGAGATGACCAGCTTTGAGAAGCTGTTTAAACCGGAGGAGTTCGACAGTCCTCTTGCCTTCAGAGCCGCTAATCCCATAGAATTCGCTTCCAGCCAGAGCAACACTCTTCCAGCACAGCCAAGGATTTCGGCAAGGGATCGTATCACCAGATCCAAGTCCCTGTACACCCCCAACATTACCCCACTGACGATATCGGTGGACAAGTACAATGGTCCAAATGCTCTGGATGATGTTCTGGAGGATATCAGAGTATCACTGGAGAAACAGAGTCCCAAAGTGAGAAAAGGCGGTGATAGTTCTGACTCACATCGGTCTTCACCTGGCCCTCCATACACAGACCTCCATGGAATGCAAAGGTCAAGGTCGAATGTGTACTGGGAGAGGAAACCGGAGACGTCTGCTGTGACACAGTCTCAAGGATTGCTGACATACGCCAACCCAACACAGCCTGAAGCCAAACTTCAAGACTCTTACCCGGGAATGGAGCAGTATCCTAACGTTGTCAATGGCAACTACCAGCTAGATCCTGACATCCTCAAACAGAAACTATTGAGGACAGGATTAGTTGATGAACAGCGACAGAAGCAACAGCTGCAGATGCAGCAGTCATCACGACTGTTTCAACACAGACCCAGCCCATTGATTATTCCAAGACCTCCGCAGTTCTATGCTCCAGCTCCTCAACCTCTTGTTTCTCAGCCGATATATTTGAACCGGCCATCAGAGGAGAAGAGAAATGAGGTCAACCAGTCCATGGAGGAGCTGCGCCAGCTGGCTCAAGACGTGGAGAAAAAGGTTGGCATGATCAAGTCGAAGATTGTCCGAGCTGACGAAAACAACCTCGATAAGATTTTACTGACTCTGAAGAAGTTTGCACCCACAATGCAGACACGATCTCCAGAACCAAGACCAGACTCTTTTGAAGATttctatgtaaaaaaaaagtccaaGCTTTCCGAAGCCCTTTTTGAACTGGATAAAATTTACAATGGTTTAGATCTAGATGAGAACTCAATGGTGGAGCATGCCAGAAGAGAAGATTATCCGTCGTACAAAAGACCCTCTCCCATTGGTCAGCAGAAACAAGATGACAAACCAGAGCAGACCAGTAGCATAACATTTCAGGTCTCAAAGCCAAGTTTTCAAAAACCACAGCAGAGGACGGATTCAGATATTGATGCCATCCAGAGATCATTTCAGGCCATTTTGGATGAGGTGAATCAAGCACCAGCTGTGAAGATGGTATCAAGTTCAGCATCAACAAGCGTGGTGCAGCCAGGACACCCGACATCTACAGTGAAAACCGTAGCAAGTTCTCTAGCAAGTAGCATAGCATCCCAAAGATACCAGACCTCGATTGCCAAGACCCAGCCAAGTTCCATACCAACAACGATAATACAGCCCAGACAGATGGAGACTTTGTCCAGCAAGACAACTGTGGTAAGCTCCTTCCAGCAGGTTGAGAGAAGTCCTGAGGTGAAGAGGAGAAACATTGTCAGCAGTGCTAAGTCAGTCTTCCAGCCTTTTGTGCCATCTGTTCAGACTCAGGTGAAAACACAACCTCAGAGAAAGAACGAAAGTGTTGTACAGACATCAGCATCATCAACAGCAGTCTCATCAAAGGTTGTGGACATGTCGGGAAGCAAACAGAATGCCACTCTACCTCTTGTTACGGCACAGGTCAAAATGCCAGCAGTCTCATCTCTGAAGACAAAGGTTCCACCAGAAACAAGTCCGAAGCCTAAGAGACAGAATCTACAGGCTAGGACATCGCGGGGGGTGTCGGCTGTGACGCTGACTCCAGCTCCTGCTCTAGTTCCTCCAGAGACAAGTCCTAAACCAAAACGACAAGTCCAACCCAAGTCTGTTGCCAGCTCCTCAACGACCATGACTCTCTCCTCGTCTCCCACTGTTGTTCACTCTTCTGCCACAGTCTCAATGCCCAGACCAAAGCCTCCAGGACAGAGTTCAGCATCTCATATACCAACCAGACAGGTGACTCTGCCGAAAACTTCATCCACTTCCACAACAGAAAGTTCCTCGCTGACCTCTTCTGTGTCTTCTCTGGACACCTCACAGAGAGATAGTCTAGCAGCGAATGTGTCCAAGCTGATGCATCAGTCAGGGACGGGAGGACCTCAGCCCCAGAGTCAAAGTGTTTCTATCACTTTGAAGACTCCAGTGATGAGCTCGTCTTCAGTGGGTCCACCTGCAAATGCTGCTTCGATGCAGACATCAAAATCTCCAAGGGAACGTAGGTCACGAGGACGGTTTCGTTCAAAAAATCCTGACATAGTTGAAGACGATGTGGCAGTTCGAAAAGCGAGGTCAAAATCCACTCCGAGAATAGATACCCAGACATCATCAGTTATATCGTCTCCAACCTCGGCCGATTATCTCAATCCAAGGGAGAGCACTCCGCCACAGTCTCGTATGCGGATTCGGCCTGAAAAGGAGGCGGATTTGATGCATGATGACTTGGCGTATAGAAATCTGAGAAAAGATGTCACCATAGATCCTCCTAAGTTGCCAACAACAACAGCATGTTCTGCTATAGAAATTGAGCTGAAATCGCCCGTAAACTCAGCTGCCAGTACTCctcaaacaaaaccaaaattcAATAAAACTGTTGATCTAAGCAAGGTGAAAAATTCATCGGAAAATTCATCGGGAAGTTCACCAACTGTCGACTCACCGAAACTGAAAACTGTTGAAACACAGACTTCTGCTGACGAGCGTAAGTCATCCAGGTCGAGATTCAGCAAAAGGCAGGACGGGAAAAGAAAAATGGGTCGTGGGATTGCCATGATGCTGGAGATATTTAGCTCTAGCGATGATGATCGGAGGATGCGACCTCTGCACACGAGAAGTGCTCCAGATCTGAGTCTCGTCTGCAaggatgatgacgatggtgatgatgaggATGCCGATGATGAACAGAATAAAACTGAAATCGTGAGTGAAGTGCACGTGACTTCTTCGTCGTGTCAGAGCGAAGCACAAAATGAATTCTGTAGTGATAGTGTAGCCATCAGTCTGAAGCAGTGTTCGACGGATTGTTCGGAAAACGTTTCTGAAGTACCGTCATCACCAACGGCA CCAACAAACCACCAGCTCATCCCACGAGGAAATCGGTCGGAAGTCCCAGAAAAAAATTTACTAGGTGGTTTTGATTTTTCTgctgaaaaaaacatttctaacgTAAACTGTGAAAATTCTGCTAAGGTTACTCTCAGAACTAAACAAGGTCGCTCTTCTGAAAGGGAGGTACAAAGTGACACGGCCGTGGATAAATCGGAACGTCCGAAAAGTTTTCATGAACTGCTTGCAAACTTTGAACAAGACGAGAATCGGCGTCACATGTTGAGAAATCTGAGAAAGTGTGCTTCTGTAGACGCTGTTGCCATGGAAACCGTTGTGAAGAAAGCCTACCAATCAGAGCCGTATCACTCGGAGCCTGATTTGAGGCTAAACAATCTCAGAATTCCCAGCCAAGAAG TTGTGCAGTCATGGAGACATAAATAA